ATGGACCCGTATATGCAGGAGGCAATCGCAGAGGCAAAGAAAGGGCTTTCTGAGGGAGGTATTCCCATTGGTTCGGTGCTGGTCCGGGGAAAAACTATCCTCGGGAGAGGCCATAACCGCCGCGTTCAGGAGGAAGACCCGGTCATCCACGCAGAGATCGACTGTCTCCGTTCCGCCGGGCGGATCGGGACCTATCGCGACTGCGTTCTCTATTCCACTCTCATGCCCTGCTATCTCTGTGCCGGCGCTGCCGTCCAGTTCGGGATCAGGAAAGTAGTTGCCGGCGAATCGAAAACCTTTGCCGGTGCCCGGGCGTTCATGGAGGAGCATAGTATTGAGGTAATCGATCTTGAACTTCCTGAGTGCACTGCGATGATGCAGGAGTTCATACGGAAGAATCCCCGGCTCTGGAACGAGGACATCGGGGAGCTCTGAATGGAGCGCGGAACACTCATATCCACTGATACACTCTTTCCCGCCGTCAACAGCGTTCTGTCTTCGGGTAACAACCACCCGGTTCTCCAGAGAGACCAAATTGGCGACTGGATCTCCGGGCAGACCGGTCATTGGCTGCCCACCTGTTTCCATCCCGCAGTATCCGGGACATCCAGCGATTATAAAAAGAGATACACTATTATGGAAACGATTTTATTCATCATAGTAGAGAGGGGATTAACCGGAATTCAATCGATGCACCATGATTTCAGTCCTGCTGGTTGATGATGAGGATGCGCT
Above is a window of uncultured Methanoregula sp. DNA encoding:
- a CDS encoding nucleoside deaminase is translated as MKPSNAMMAEPSAMDPYMQEAIAEAKKGLSEGGIPIGSVLVRGKTILGRGHNRRVQEEDPVIHAEIDCLRSAGRIGTYRDCVLYSTLMPCYLCAGAAVQFGIRKVVAGESKTFAGARAFMEEHSIEVIDLELPECTAMMQEFIRKNPRLWNEDIGEL